A single region of the Anopheles funestus chromosome X, idAnoFuneDA-416_04, whole genome shotgun sequence genome encodes:
- the LOC125767864 gene encoding amidophosphoribosyltransferase-like encodes MEHTSQQYPEMEQVLEPVTSSSSSSSSSCSNSSPLANEMENLAILPHRPTASMSLGKKRAGRGAVSSGLTHECGVFGAIATGEWPTQIDVAQVICLGLVALQHRGQESAGIVTSEGHCAKNFNVHKGMGMINNIFTDDSMKKLKGNLGIGHTRYSTSAASEEVNCQPFVVHTAHGALAVAHNGELVNCESLRKDVLSRGVGLSTHSDSELITQALCLNPPEGEVDGPDWPARIKHLMQLAPLSYSLVIMLKDKIYGVRDPYGNRPLCIGKIVPLTIGAYRHEKVDKLPAEGWVISSESCGFLSIGARYVREVQPGEIVELTRDGIKTIDIIDCPENRRHAFCIFEYVYFARSDSIFEGQMVYSVRLQCGRQLAREAGVDADIVSSVPESGTAAAHGFAREANLNFAEVLCKNRYVGRTFIQPSTRLRQLGVAKKFGALSENVAGKRLVLIDDSIVRGNTIGPIIKLLRDAGALEVHIRIASPPLLYPCYMGINIPTREELIANKLNAEELAKYVGADSLAYLSVEGLIKAVQLNMAVKKPEQVGHCTACLTGDYPGGLPDELEW; translated from the exons ATGGAACACACGTCACAGCAGTACCCGGAAATGGAACAGGTCCTCGAGCCGGTAACCtccagcagtagtagcagcagcagcagctgcagcaatAGTTCGCCACTAGCAAACGAAATGGAGAATCTTGCAATCCTTCCCCACCGGCCAACGGCATCAATGAGCTTGGGCAAGAAGCGTGCCGGACGGGGCGCTGTCTCGAGCGGGCTCACCCACGAGTGCGGTGTGTTCGGTGCGATTGCGACGGGCGAATGGCCGACGCAGATTGACGTGGCGCAGGTCATCTGTCTCGGGCTGGTGGCGCTACAGCACCGCGGCCAGGAGTCGGCCGGTATCGTGACGAGCGAGGGTCACTGTGcgaaaaactttaacgtgCACAAGGGCATGGGTATGATCAACAATATCTTCACCGATGACTCGATGAAGAAGCTGAAGGGTAATCTCGGTATCGGGCACACGCGCTATTCGACGTCGGCCGCATCGGAGGAGGTTAACTGTCAGCCGTTCGTGGTGCATACGGCGCACGGTGCGCTGGCCGTGGCACACAACGGTGAGCTGGTGAACTGTGAGAGCCTGCGGAAGGATGTGCTGTCGCGTGGCGTTGGACTGTCGACGCACAGTGACTCGGAGCTGATCACCCAGGCGCTCTGTTTGAACCCGCCCGAAGGGGAGGTGGATGGACCGGACTGGCCGGCACGCATCAAGCATCTGATGCAGCTTGCACCACTGTCTTACTCGCTCGTAATCATGCTCAAGGATAAAATTTACGGTGTGCGCGACCCGTACGGCAATCGACCGTTGTGCATTGGCAAGATTGTACCGCTTACGATTGGCGCGTATCGTCACG AAAAAGTCGACAAACTTCCCGCCGAAGGGTGGGTGATATCGAGCGAAAGCTGCGGCTTCCTTTCGATCGGTGCTCGGTACGTGCGGGAGGTACAGCCCGGTGAGATTGTGGAGTTGACGCGTGACGGTATCAAAACGATCGATATTATCGATTGTCCGGAGAATCGGCGCCATGCGTTCTGTATCTTCGAGTACGTGTACTTTGCCCGTTCGGATTCCATTTTTGAGGGTCAGATGGTGTACTCGGTGCGTTTGCAGTGTGGCCGGCAGCTGGCACGTGAAGCCGGTGTCGATGCGGACATTGTCAGTTCCGTGCCGGAGTCGGGTACGGCAGCAGCTCACGGTTTTGCACGAGAG GCTAATCTCAACTTTGCGGAGGTGTTGTGCAAAAATCGGTACGTTGGCCGTACGTTTATTCAACCCTCGACACGGCTCCGGCAGCTCGGTGTGGCGAAAAAGTTTGGCGCCCTGTCAGAGAACGTGGCGGGCAAACGGTTGGTCCTGATCGATGATTCGATCGTGCGTGGTAATACGATCGGGCCGATCATCAAGCTGCTGCGCGATGCGGGTGCGCTTGAGGTGCACATCCGGATAGCTAGCCCGCCCCTGCTCTATCCGTGCTACATGGGCATCAACATACCGACGCGCGAGGAACTGATCGCGAACAAGCTGAACGCGGAGGAGCTGGCGAAGTATGTCGGTGCGGACAGCTTAGCGTACCTGAGCGTGGAGGGTTTAATCAAGGCGGTACAGCTAAACATGGCGGTGAAGAAACCGGAACAGGTCGGTCACTGTACCGCCTGTCTGACCGGCGACTACCCGGGCGGGCTACCGGATGAGCTGGAGTGGTAG
- the LOC125767887 gene encoding bifunctional phosphoribosylaminoimidazole carboxylase/phosphoribosylaminoimidazole succinocarboxamide synthetase: protein MATVTEVGGIKTGKLLIEGKTKQVYDVPNMPGFSILLNKDRITAHNGVRAHDLEGKAKISNQTNAKVFTLLNQAGLKTAFVRMISDNAFLARKCDMVPIEWVTRRLATGSYLKRNPGVKEGFRFAPAKVETFFKDDANDDPQWSEEQIVCAAFKVNGVTIGQDEVDIMRQTTAMVFEVLERAWATRDCALIDMKIEFGVDADGQLLVADVIDSDSWRLWPSGDKRLMVDKQVYRNLANVTAADLDTVKRNFTWVSDQLDAMVAANNHLVVILMGSASDKEHCEKIAKQCNALGLNTELRVTSAHKGTQTTLHMVSEYESVLSELVFITVAGRSNGLGPVLSGNTNYPVINCPPVKPENVNQDVWSSLNLPSGLGCVTVLYPEAAALHAAQIIGMKNFMIWSKLRVKQLDNYSNLIMADKKMRGVRQN from the exons ATGGCAACCGTTACGGAAG TTGGCGGCATTAAGACCGGTAAGTTGCTGATCGAGGGCAAAACGAAGCAGGTGTACGATGTGCCAAATATGCCGGGCTTTTCAATCCTGCTGAACAAGGATCGCATCACGGCACACAACGGTGTCCGGGCGCATGACCTTGAGGGTAAGGCGAAAATCTCCAATCAAACGAACGCGAAGGTGTTTACACTGCTGAACCAGGCCGGTTTGAAGACTGCCTTCGTACGGATGATTTCGGACAATGCGTTCCTGGCACGGAAATGCGATATGGTACCGATCGAGTGGGTAACGCGCCGTCTAGCGACCGGTTCCTATCTGAAGCGTAACCCTGGGGTGAAGGAGGGTTTCCGCTTCGCACCGGCCAAGGTCGAAACATTCTTCAAGGACGATGCGAATGATGATCCTCAGTGGAGCGAAGAGCAGATTGTGTGTGCCGCTTTCAAGGTGAACGGTGTGACGATCG GTCAGGATGAGGTGGACATTATGCGTCAAACTACTGCCATGGTGTTTGAGGTGCTGGAACGTGCCTGGGCCACCCGTGACTGTGCGTTGATCGATATGAAGATCGAGTTCGGTGTGGATGCTGACGGTCAGCTGCTGGTAGCGGATGTGATCGATTCGGACTCGTGGCGCCTTTGGCCGTCCGGTGACAAGCGCCTGATGGTGGATAAGCAGGTGTACCGCAATCTGGCTAATGTGACCGCTGCCGATCTGGACACGGTAAAGCGCAACTTCACCTGGGTGAGCGATCAGCTGGATGCGATGGTTGCGGCCAACAACCATCTGGTCGTTATCTTGATGGGAAGCGCCTCCGATAAGGAGCACTGCGAAAAGATTGCGAAACAGTGCAACGCACTTGGGCTCAACACGGAGCTGCGGGTAACGTCCGCCCACAAGGGTACGCAAACGACGCTCCATATGGTGAGCGAGTACGAGAGTGTGCTGAGCGAGCTGGTATTCATTACCGTCGCTGGCCGTTCGAACGGGCTCGGTCCGGTGCTGAGCGGCAACACCAACTATCCGGTCATCAACTGTCCGCCGGTGAAGCCGGAAAACGTCAATCAGGATGTGTGGTCTAGCCTGAACCTACCGTCCGGGTTGGGATGTGTGACGGTGCTCTATCCGGAGGCGGCCGCTCTGCATGCTGCTCAAATTATCGGCATGAAGAACTTTATGATCTGGAGCAAGCTGCGTGTGAAGCAGCTGGACAACTACTCCAACCTGATTATGGCCGACAAAAAGATGCGAGGCGTGCGTCAGAACTAA
- the LOC125771192 gene encoding riboflavin transporter 2, producing the protein MRRKLYMLCGINSERKLIVDLLAILFGIGSWLGINSVYVQLPLLVGSAPEGWNLPSYLVVIIQLGNIGPILYTAALRIKSFRDSYLIITLLVLGSCAAMATAFVYDQTVHVFGAERSVPLFITVFGLSLVGCTSSVLFMPYMGRFKGIYLITYLIGEGFSGFMPSIVALIQGVGGNGECVLVNGTDPAKPPQYESYTPPPRFGTRPYFIVSSVILAISMVAFVLLDRLTVCRREYAAVSIGNGNNYAYEPSKPTDEECRSQSEKTSSPTEGTLNRTNYLLLMVLISIMCLFGNGFFPSIQSYSCLPYGNVAYHLTVTLSSMANPAACFLAFFVQRNSIRSIVALSVVFVPFAAYALTTAITSPDPPLMHHVLGDILVVACWILLVGLVSYIRLAITTLLRCEGGQTLVWVGVASQLGSLVGSILSFTLVNFTDTFEQYYPC; encoded by the exons ATGAGGAGGAAGTTGTACATGCTGTGTGGTATCAACAGCGAACGTAAGCTGATTGTGGATCTGCTTGCCATCCTGTTTGGGATTGGATCCTGGCTCGGGATTAACTCCGTATACGTACAGTTACCGCTGCTCGTCGGCAGTGCACCGGAGGGATGGAATTTGCCCTCCTACCTGGTAGTCATCATTCAGCTCGGTAATATTGGACCGATCCTCTATACAGCGGCATTGCGCATCAAGTCCTTCCGTGACTCTTACCTCATCATAACGCTGCTAGTGCTTGGATCCTGCGCAGCAATGGCAACCGCATTCGTGTACGATCAAACGGTGCACGTGTTCGGTGCGGAACGGTCGGTGCCACTCTTCATCACCGTGTTCGGTCTGTCCCTGGTGGGATGTACCAGCTCGGTACTGTTCATGCCGTACATGGGACGATTCAAGGGTATCTATCTCATCACCTACCTGATTGGGGAAGGTTTCAGCGGGTTTATGCCGAGCATAGTAGCGCTGATACAGGGCGTCGGTGGAAATGGTGAGTGTGTGCTGGTGAACGGGACTGACCCGGCAAAGCCACCTCAGTACGAGAGCTATACACCACCGCCACGGTTCGGCACACGTCCGTACTTTATCGTGTCGTCTGTGATACTGGCGATCAGTATGGTGGCGTTTGTACTCCTCGACCGACTGACCGTTTGTCGCCGAGAGTATGCAGCAGTATCGATCGGGAACGGTAACAACTATGCGTATGAACCGAGCAAACCAACTGACGAAGAATGTAGATCACAGTCGGAGAAGACATCTTCACCGACGGAAGGTACACTAAACCGTACCAACTATCTACTGCTGATGGTGCTGATAAGCATCATGTGCCTGTTTGGTAATGGTTTCTTCCCTAGCATACAGTCATACTCCTGCTTACCGTACGGTAACGTAGCCTACCATCTGACGGTCACGCTTAGCAGTATGGCAAATCCTGCCGCCTGTTTTCTAGCATTCTTCGTCCAGAGAAACTCCATACGTTCGATAGTTGCGCTGTCGGTAGTGTTTGTACCATTCGCAGCATACGCACTAACTACCGCCATCACTAGTCCAGATCCACCACTAATGCACCACGTGCTAGGAGACATATTGGTG GTTGCCTGCTGGATATTACTGGTTGGTTTGGTAAGCTACATCAGACTAGCCATCACAACGCTACTACGCTGCGAAGGTGGACAAACACTGGTCTGGGTCGGAGTAGCATCCCAGCTCGGTTCCTTGGTCGGGTCGATACTGTCATTTACGTTGGTCAATTTTACAGATACCTTCGAGCAATACTATCCATGTTAA